In Miscanthus floridulus cultivar M001 chromosome 8, ASM1932011v1, whole genome shotgun sequence, the sequence GGCGGATCTACTAATATGGCGGCCTCCAGACCTCCGCTCCGGTGAGAAACCCCTGCGGACTGCCTCTTCTTCGTGCGTGGCAACgctcggcttctttttttttttcgcgCGACGGACGGAGGTCGGAAGGTAGACGACGGCGGACGACTCTGCGCACGAGCAAACTACTGGACTCCTGCTAGGCCTATTGGGCTGCGTACAAAAGCCCAATGGAGGCTGAAGCGTTTTAGGCTATCCGCACTCGTCCACCTCTATTTTTATCTCTAAAAAGGAATATTCTAtcctagtcatcgagattctctactctatacccATTTCTCCTGcacccgtgttatctctatcctatactctatacccactattccatattttattcccctccatacccctttctctctctccccaacTCTCTCTCACTCTCGCTACAGTGTTTGGCGAGTGAACAGCCGGCCTTTGGAAATAGCGCTCGCGCAGCCAGCCGCTATGCGCGCGTGCGCTTTACAGGCGCGCGGTGCAGCGTTTACAGGCGCGCGTGCGCGATGCAGGGCCCTTTAGCGTCCAACGGTGCGGACAGCCTTATAGTCTATTAGACTTTAGCAGTGATTTTCCCTTTCTGTTGTGTCGAATCAGTTTATAATTCATGTTGGGAATCACTGTAGCTCCACTCTTTGTCCCCATGTTTATTACTTATTACTTTAAAAATTCCAGTATAATCTTAGAAAATTCAGATCATACGTTTCAATACTTTTGATCTTTTTTTCATCATAGTGAAGAGTGCTTATTATAATTTCTAAGTTGTCCAATAGACAACTACTTGCTTATGTTTCCATATTACATCTAAAAGTTCTAAATACTCAGTGCTCCATAAAGAATAATACAATAGCCATCACTAATTCCTGCAGCAACGCGCGGGGAATTCTTCTAGCAAGAAAACAAACTCAAGTAATTTTTCGCAAGCAATTTCCAGTCGAAACTTTGTACCATTCTCGGTGGCCAACATTCTTGAGTGGCCAAATTGTTTGCCACTTGAGTGGCCAACATTCTTCATCCATCCGGATGCTCCCCAAGTTCCTTGCCACTCGCCTCTACGTCGACAATGGTGCGCACGGAGGACGCCCCTCTCAGCTTCCTTGACAGCGACACCACCTCCGCCGCCACACTTCGTCCTGGTCCCTCTCGTGGTGCAGGGCCACGTCATCCCGCTGGTCGACCTCGCGCGCCTCCTCGAGGAGCGCGGAGGGCGGAGCGCGCGCGAGCGTGGTCACCACGCCGCTCAACGTCGCGCGGCAGCGCGGCGTCGCCGAGCAGGCCGCACGCGCTGGGCTGCTCCTCGAGTTCGTCGAGCTCCCCTTCCCGCCGGCTGAGTCCAGTCTGCCCCCCGATTTCGAGAATGCCGACATGCTCGCCCAACAATAGCCAGTTCCTCCCTTTCTTATTGGAGCTGCGGGAGCTCGCCGGCCCGTTCGACGCCTACGTGCGCTCGCTAACGCCGCGCCCCAGCTGTATCATCTCTGACTGGTGCAACCCATGGACGGCCGGCGTGGCCAGGAGCCTCGGAATCCCGCGGCTGTTCTTCTACGTCGTGCTTCTTCTCTCTCTGCGACCTCCAGGCCTCCAACCACGGGCTGCACGAGCGGATAGCCGCGGGCGGCGACCAGGACAAGCATGCCGTGCCGGAAATGCAAGTGCCGGTTGTGGTGACGAAAGCCACCGCGCCCGGTTTCTTCATCCACCCAGCGACCCAGCTGCTGCGCGATGAGGCCATGGAGGCCATGCGCACAGCCGATGGCGCAGTCGTGAACACGTTCTTGGACATCGAGGCCCAGTTCGTGTCGCGCTACGAGGCGGCACTGGGCAAGCCGGTGTGGAcgctcggcccgctcagcctctgtaaccgggacgccgaggccacgGCGTCGCGCGGCAAGGTGGCCGCCGGCGCCGCTGGTCAGCAGCAGGCCATGACGGCGTGGCTGGACAAGCAGGCCCCCGGCTCTGTCGTGTACGTCAGCTTCGGCAGCGTCGCGCGCAAGCGCCCCAAGGCCCAAGCAGCTGTTCGAGGTCGGCCACGGCCTCGAGGACTCCGGCAGGCCGTACCTCTGGGTCGTGAAGGAGTCCGAGGCAAGCACGGCGGAGGTGCAGCGGTGGCTCCAGGATCTGGAGGCGCGCACGGCCGGGCGCGGCCTCGTGGTCCGCGGCTGGGCGCCGCAGCTGGCCGTCCTGTCACACCGCGCCGTCGGCGGATTCGTCATGCACTGTGGGTGGAACTCTCTCCTCGAGGCCATCGTGCATGGCGTGCCCATCGTGACGTGGCCACACTTCGGGGACCAGTTCTTCAACGAGCAGCTGGCCGTGGACGTCCTCGGGGTCGGCGTGCCCATCGGCGTGACAGCTCCGGTGTTCATCCTGGACGACGAGTCCGTGGTAGTCGTGCGGGGCGACATCGTGCGGGCCGTGTCCGCGTTGATGGGCGAAAGGAGGCTCGTTGATGGGCGAAAGGAAGGCCAAGGAGTACGGGGAGAAAGATCACAGGGCCATGGAGAAAGGAGGCTCGTCCTATGAAAGCTTGACACGGCTGGCACAAAGCTTCATGCGGAGTGAAGTCAAAGAACACCAGGACAGATGACTAGTGTGTTTTTCTGCATTTCTTGAACTCTTCGGATTCGGTGGAATTGCCGATAATGTGTTGGTATCATATTCATATTCTCCTGAATATATAGTGGCCTCAGTCTCATGTACTGTACTCTTTATGTccacaaaagaaaaagaatacaACTATAGGATTTGTATAAGTCAAATTAACTTAACTTAGACTAAACTCATAGCGAATAACattaacatttatgtcttcaACTAGGTTTActacaaaaatatatttcataattaatttaatggAACTTATCCtctatcataaatgttattaattttttatacaactttgatcaaacttgaaatcatttGGCTACTCAAAAAGTGATAATTGCATCATTTTGTAGATGAAGGGAGTATGTTTCGTGACGTGTCTCGATTCTAGTGTAACGTTCATCTCCAAACATTCATTTCATTTTTTTAATATTAGTACGTACTGTATAAATATATACAGTTTAGATTACGTGACAACTCTAGGGTCGGAGGGAGGAGggtgaagacgaagatgaagtaCCAAGCTCATCAATCCCATTCTGATCTTCCATTCCAGTGCCAACTGAAATGGCAGATCAATCCCATTTGACTCCTCGATTCTTGTGTTTCCAAGTTCAGGGTCAACCAACACTCCAAAACAAATTTACACTTCAGAAATAAGTGGCCCCCATCCCCATCAAACCTCCAGCAGACTGGATACTTGATATCTATATCCATTCCTCTCCGACTTATATTTGTTTGCAGGGGAAGGCTATTTGTGTGCAACCCGCCATACACAATGTTTCATTTGTGTGTGGGGCAAGCCGAGAGGAGCGCGacaaaggcggtggcggtggccggGATGTAGGATTGCAACCACGCGGCTATCTGCGCACCTTGATGCCAATCTCGTGCCTAGAAGAACAAGAGGCGGGCGCCCCTGAGCCGCACCCAGAAGAAGAACGCCGGGCGGCAGGAGCCGCCAGGAGTCGTGACCAGGCGCCGCGGACACCCGCCAGCAGGCACTGCCGCTGCCCGCTCTCGATGCCGCACCGCCTGCTCCGAGATGCCACGCCGCCAGCCCCCCGCGCACCGCGCCCGAGCCCGCTCCGCGCCACCGCACCGTGCGCCCTAGGCCGCACCACCGCCACGCACCACGTCGCCCTACACCACACGAGCCTACATCGCACCACCACCCGCTCCTAGTGGCATGTGTTTGGACGAGTCGAGGAAGAGCCAGAAAGAGATAAGGGGCACTGCGGTCATTTGGCCTTTTCTTTTCAGGTTTCAAATTTTTTTAATCCATCTATTGCCTGGGTATTTGACGAACATCCAAAAGCAGGCCAGACGGACAGTTCAATTCAAAATAACAAGGGTAAAAACCCAAAGTTAAAAAACACAGGGGCAAAATTACAATTGGAGTACTGGACAAAGGCAAGAATATAATTTTCCTATGTTTGTACAGTAAACAACAACCGCTTAATTAGTATAGACGGCCGTATCATGTACTCCTACGTTtgtactcatatatatatatatatatatatatatatattgtagctACTATCTAATCAATCCTACCAATATATGTACGACGTATATATAATAAGATAATCAACACAGTACCTCTCATCATGATCTTCTGCTTCTCATGAATGGTTCTGTTTGATTGTTGGTacaatgtttttttctcacagTAAACCAGCATCGGTCGgccttatcagcccagaaaccaatcaaCGAACAGACTGAATACGTGGACTATACAGAATTGCATTATTTCTATACTGTACATGTTTTCTCCTAGAGACTAGTAACAATCTACATAGTATAATGTATACGTACGTGTTGTTCAACTTTGTCATGATATACGTATCATGACAAGTATAATCGGACTGGAATTTGAATACCCGAAGACAAGGACAAAATTAAAGATTACAAACGATACtgtgccaaaacaaaaaaaaaacatgcataGTCTGCTAATTACTGTAGGCACTAATTGAACCCTATTCGTCGACACCATAAATAGGCACAAAGTTGGATAACCAAATCATGGCCACAAAAAGATATGTACCGAACCTCCCAGCAGTACGCAGGTGCAGCGGCGGATCTAGGAAAAACTTTAGTGGTTGAATAAAAGTGCGACAGCAATATACCTTCGATTactgttcgatcttaagtcttaGGCTCTGTTCGCTTGTGTTATTCAGCCGATTTTAATCCGTATAAATCAACcgtgaaacaatatttttctctcataataaatcagtcatACAAATCAGCAGAAGCCGATTTAATACCAGCCGATCAGAGCGTTAGCCCCACCTACACGATAGAACTttacctaaaaattcatggggctCCGGACCTCCGGTATCAGTAGGGGGCCACCACTCGCTTTATCCCCACCGGATCAAAACGGCTACTCTCGAGTCTCAAGAGCTCACCTCACTAGAGAGATATATAATAATAATTATACTATTATATATAGGCCCCGCTCGGATGGTGCAAAAAGTTACCATTCATAACTGAAAGCTACTGTTTATGATtgatttcctctcacaaatttcttTAGATTCATCTAGATTTCTCCAAACGAACGGGGTCATAGGCATTTTTTTTATTAAGCACTAATATGCCACTTCCACGAGAAAAAGCGATTAGGAGGTGTACATGCTGATGACACAAAGCCACAAAAGTGGCAACTTTAGTTGAGTTCTCCAAAAAGAGCGTGTGAACAACTCTTTCTTGCATCATTTGTTTTGGATTATCTGAGCCCCAAAAAAATTCTAGCTAGATTCCTATATATACTGGGCAAATTACCCAAAGGCGCCGTTCGGCTGGTAAGAAAACCAGCCGGAAGTCACTGTGCATAGTTGGTTTTCATTGTTCACGCTCTCATAAATTTTTCCAGATTCATacagattcctccaaattcctccTAACGAACAGGACCAAAGTCGTTGCTAAAAACAAATATTTTGTGCGTGCGCTGGGTTTGGTAGTTTTCTCAGAAGCAATCTCAGCGGAAgaaatgccagagagagagagagagcatggtTGAGGTAGCCCTGTTCGTTtagctgaaatttgacttatgctggtttgttgtgatacGAAAATACTGTTCATTCGTTGAAAATTATTGCTGAAGTAGTTCGAGCGAACAGGGTCAAAATAACGAAAGCAGCTTATGGTATCAACGGCAACACGAGGGCGCGGATCATATCATCGGCTACAACAAGAATATCAAATAAAatccatacatgcatgcatgtatgtgcGCACCTTACTTTTAACGTGACGGCGGttatgcacatatatatatactagaaTTTATTATGTCAAACTACTGCTTCTTCAGCTGGAAGTTTGTACTTTAATCGTACGCCTACTGGATCGATGATTTGTACACAATATAATGCAAGCAAACAGATACTACTATATAACAATAATGTGCTTAATTCCTGTTAGTTCAAGAATGCAAATGGGCAGGTTTGAATCAGTCGCCGTTGAGGCAATGCAACTGGCCTTTAAAAATTGAAGTAAAATGTCCAAGGGCGTTGGCTGTGTTTGGAAAGCGTCATGCACAATGAACATGTGTGCAGAGGTTTCCTCCCCTGTTTTCCGTTGGCGGTTTTCCCTCCTATCTGTGGGTTCGTGTTCCTCCCATCATTTGGACCTCCACCTCCGGTACACGTTGCACAGTCAACATTGGGATCATATATTAGTACAAAATATATatggttttaatttttttttttgaaacgaaccGGCAGGAGAGCTGCCCGCTATATTAAAAAGAAGGAGAGCTGCCCGCTATATTAAAAAGAAGGAGAGCTGCCCGCTATATTAAAAAGAAGGAATGCCTGGACAGGCACTGTACAACCACGAGAAAGAAAACCAAGCACAAACACAGAGAGCGAAAGAGGAGAAAAAAGACCTCCACTGGGGAGGTGCCGATCAAAACTGCAAATGGCGGTGGCTCACAATATTAGCTAGGTGTTGCGCTCCCGCCATGATCCACACTCTCACCTCTTCCTTGATTTTCTGAAGTACCGCAAGGTTTGTGGACTCTGCATGTTGGAATACTCTTGCATTTCTTTCCTTCCAAATCTCCGGACAAACTAGGATGATGATCAAGCGGAGGCCTGATGATACGTCATGTTGCCCATAAAAAAAGAGAGTCAAGAAGTCTCTACTATATATAGTATAGTATGTATATATAGCTGTTATATATATACTGCACTCGGTCAGAAAGCACCAAACTATATGAAATTGTtgcatatatactccctccgtccacaaaagaatgcaattctcgctttCTGATAAGTCAATTAATTTGaactttgatcaaaattatataaaaaaacactAACATTTCTGATGCAaatttagtatcattagattagtcatagaatatattttcataataaatttatttgaagatataaatattaattctatttattataaatttggtcaaacttgagctaCTTTGACTGGCGCGGATCCTATAATTACATTCTTTTCATCGACGAgataattatttaattcatctaTGCATGATATTTCTTATTGTTGTTTCTAACAACAAGGGTAAGTCGAAATTTATTTGAGGTGTTGTATTAAtcgtaaaaataataataattagcTTTCGCAATCATACCCCTCGGCTTGCCTATGCTAGCCCTATAGTAAATCGATCCTACAGTATCCGTATATTCTGTTCCAACTGGAATGAAATGGATAAATATGGAACGAACATATCAGTGTACAGTCTTGGCGTCTTGCACGTACGGTGCACCATAATTTCGGCTTTGCCTGCCGACCAACGGCAACCAACCCAACCCCCACGCTTCCAGGTtgccccgtttggccgggctcccgtgGCCTACAGTGTCTACAGGAGCCGGAGCTGCGGAgccagaaaaacgagcttctcccgCTCCGgttgtgtcagtgagagaggaaagaaggagagagaaaaacggctttGGTGAACAGTAaccagccggagccggagccgccggagcccggccaaacggggcgAGTGAGCAGGTGTATGATTGCCTTTGGCATCTCCCGCACAAACGCATGCATAACGAGCCACGCGAGTCCTGCACGGTGCGATGGATCTCTCGTTTGTCTCGCGGCCTGGTCCTCAACCCCAAATTTGTCCTGGGATACATGCGCCTCCCCTTTTGCACGCCGATCATATTtggcttgttcgctggttggtttctaagctggtttggactggctggtgctggtttgctgtgagaggaaaatactattggctggctggtttgggctggctgaaaccaacaaacgaacagccGATCGAAGCATATGTTTTGTGGGCACCATTTCTAGGAGTCCTTTGTCGTCTCTGCTTTGTCGTCCGTTTGGTTCACTAGCAAACTCGTTGGGCAGCCAAAACACCCTAGTGAGAAACATATTTATCACCGTTGAGTTGATAGTGACGGTTCGTTCTAACCAGAGTCCATCATTCATTTTTTGATAAGTGAAGGGTGACAAGTCtcgaaaaaaaaagttaaaacacTGTTTTAGctgatttattaaaaaaatactattttaataaaaaaactaaaaaaatacggattataacaGAAGCGGGGGACACAGGAGCTTCCCGACGCGGGCAGCAATTGCTATTAGTCTCACCTAAAAGCTGATGTGCACGTCGGTAGGAAATTATTTAGGCCACTGTTCTTTCAAGGCACACAGTGATATCTCTAGTCCTGGACCCGTCTACTCTCTCCCTTCCTGTCACATCCTATACTTGCAACGCAGTCACTGTTGATTAGCTCCTAGCCTTGCCAGAGTGTGGTCTTGGAGAGAGACGGCGTCAGGGCAGAGCACCTATTCCTTACAATGCACTCTTCGGACGCTCAGCTCGTTCGGCtggactaataaaaaaaatactgtttataCTGATTTTTACTGTttatattgattttttttttgaaagaaaactACTACTCCAGTCAGAAAAACGACCAGCCGATCTATGCCAGCCGAACATCTTGGCTGCTTCAGCCTTTTGGCAGGCGAGGGCATTGTTGCCTGCACCTGACAGTCCGCGGGGCTACCAAATCATATGACATGACTGTAAAATGTGGACGTGGAGGTTTGGGCAGTACGCCACGGTGGAGCGTTAGTGAAGGCCTAGGGGTGTTTATTCCGCGCACTAAATTTTAGTCCTATCATATCGAATATTTaacactaatttagagtattaaatataaattaattataaaactaactacacagattgagactaatctGCGAGATGAATCAATTAAGCCTAAGCAGTTCACGATTttacaatgtggtgctacagtaaatatacgctaatgatgaattagttaggcttaatagattcatctcgtaaattagtctccatatgtgtaattagttttataattaactcatgtttagtccttctaattagcatccgaacgtccgatgtgacagggactaaactttagtctctaTAACCAAACATCCCCTAGGAGTTCACCACTAACTTTTGTACCACCAATCACTTTTAACTGAACTCATGGGAATGGGCCTTTTCCTTCTTCCATCACCCTTTACTCGACGCTCACATGAAAAGTTGGGGTACCTCTCTCGCGAATCATTCTGAAATTACTGAGTTCCTAGTTGCTCGTTTTCACATCGATAAAAATATGGTTCAAAGTGAGAGCAATCAATCACCTTTGGCTGCAACGATCCTGAAATTTAGGTCTAGGAAAACACACATTATTTTCCGTACACTAAGGATAACAAGTTAATGACTGAACATATACTATTTGACGATTCAGAATAGAGGATAACAATATTTGAAGATCTAATTTAAGATATTTTTTAAACTAAAATCCTTACTCCTATCAAAAAGGAAGGATACAGAGAGGCTTGCGGAGTTGTTCTAAGTTCTGTGAGTTTGTTTATGAATCACAGTACTCATATATGCATGTGCACTCAGTCCTATTAATGCATGTATATATCCTACCTACGTGCCCACCTCAATCTTACTTCTATAAACACACATACGCACCCTGCTTCTGTGAGTACCTTCAAAAGATTGAGACTGGTCCGACAAGCTCATTGCTGTCAAGTGTCGCTTACCACTAAATTGAAAAAATTCTAAACATGCATGTCAAGTCGAGAACTTACGACATAAGTGAGCATGCAGGTCCCAGCATAAGGAACTTGATCAACCAGCGGAGCCACCCTTATTTCGCCTGAGAATCTTTAAGACTGAATCTTGATCCGATCAGCATTAATGTTTTGACAGGCACTAGTGGCTAACCAAGTCACTCACTCAACGTAGTCATCAATCAACATCAAATCTTGCATCAATCTACAAGTTGCTCAGACAAACCAGGTCGGTTGCACGTTCTTTTTTCCCAGTCGAAAAAACGACGGGTGCAAGATCTTaaagtgtcatactccatacataGATTTGCCTCCAATTGGATACCCCCCGAATTGGTCTAGCTAGTTCCTTTCGATACCTACCATGAAAACGACGAGGTAGCTAAGGCACGTAAATTATTGGGAGATTTGATTGTACTTATCCTTGAAGCAAGCATGTGACCAAATGACCAATGGCCTTGGTTGATTGCCACGACGAACACTTCTTCATTCCAAGCGGACTAGGCGACTAGCGGAGTCGCCGCAGCCTATGAAACGCGGTGGGCAATAATGCCAAATGATCGAGCGGCGGGCAAACAAAAAAAAGACTTACGTACTGGCATCATATACTCTTGAAGcaggaaagtttttttttttttgaaaaatccggTCACCCGGCATATTATTGATAAGAAGGAAGAGTTTACAGGGTCAGAAGACCCCTTACAAGTGCGAGATGCGCTACCACTTACTGCAGACCAAACGGCTGCAGGTTTTGGCCAGCGCTCCAACCATCGTGATGCGGCTGCAGGTTTTGGCAGCCACTCCATTCTTACACTCGGCTCCAAACCAAACGGGAAAAGGGGCACTCGATGAATAAAGCATGAAAAGATTTGAGTGGAAAAAGAAAACCGTGGAACACAATCACTGGTTGTTACATAGTAGTTACTAGTACATTACATACCAGTTACATACCATACCGTCGATGAAAACGAACATGGCAATTTGCAAGCTTCTGCTATTCTTCCTGCATCCGTACTGCCATTGCAATGGTAGTCCATGCATGCACTGTTCTAGCCTAACCTTTTCTGCCTCCACATTGCCTGAAGCTCTCAATCAGCTGCGTCAGGTTCTCATACGAGGACCCTCCTTTCTCCATGGCCACATGAGCTTTCTCCCCGTACTCCTTGACCTTCCTCCTCCTCTCGTCCGCCTCCTCCCCTTCGCCCATCAGCGCCGACACCGCCCGCACGATGTCCCCACGCGCCACGGCTACGTTCTCGTCGTCGAACACCATCACGGGCGCCGTGACGCCGACGGGCGCGCCGACGCCGAGCACGTCCACCACCAGCCGCTCGTTCAGGAACTGGTCGGAGAAGTGCGGCCAAGTCACCACGGGCACGCCGTGCGCCACGGACTCCAGCAGCGAGTTCCAGCCGCAGTGGGTGACGAACCCGCCCACGGCGCGGTGGGACAGGATGGCGAGCTGCGGCGCCCAGCCACGCACCACGAGGCCGCgccccgccgtgcgcgcctctagCGCCCCCAGCCACTCCTGCACCTCCGGCGCCGCGGCCACCTCGGCCTCCTTCACCACCCAGAGGAACGGCCTGCCGGAGTCCTCGAGGCCGTGGCCGACCTCGAACAGCTGCTTCGGGAGCTTCCGCGCCAGGCTGCCAAAGCTGACGAACACGACGGAGTCCGTGTCCTTCGTGTCGAGCCAGGCGGCCACCACGCTCTGCAGCTGGACGCCGCCCGACGACGTGTCCCCGCGCAACGCCATGGCATCGACGTCCCGGTTGGAGAGGCAGAGCGGGCCAAGCGTCCACACGGGTTTGCCGAGCGCCGCCTCGTAGCACGACACGAACTGGCCCTCGATGTCCACGAACGTGTTCACCACCGCGCCGTCGGCCGTGCGCATGGCCTCCACGCACTCCGTCCAGAGCGCCTCCCACCCCGGCGAGTTAAAGAAGCCCGGCGCCGTGGCCTTGGTCACCTCCACGTGCACCGGCATGCCTGGCACGACGAACCTCTCCTGGTCGTCAGCCGCCGCGGTCAGCTCGCGTAACCCGTGATCGATGCCGTTGAGGTCGCAGAGAGAGTAGAAACACGACGGCCCGTGGAAGAAGAGGCGAGGGATGCCGAGGCTTCTGGCCACGCCGGCCGTCCACGCGTTGCACCAGTCGGAGATGATGCAGCTCGGGCGCAGCGCCAGTGCTCGTAGGTACGCTTCCAGCGGGCCGGCGAGCTTCTGCACGGTGTTGAACAAGGGGATGAAGTGTCCGTTGTCCGTGACCTGGTCCACGTTCTCGATGCCCGGGGGCAGGCCGCCGTCGGTGTCCGTCGGCAGCTGGAGCTCGACGATCTCGAGGGACAGCTTAGTGCGCACGGCCTGCTCGGCGACGCCACGCAGCCGTGCGCCGTTCAGCGGTGTCGTCACCAAGCTTGCGCGCGCGCCGCGCTCCGCCAGGAGGCGGGCGAGGTCGACCATGGGGATGGTGTGGCCCTGCGCCACGAGGGGGACGATGACGAAgtgaggtggcggtggtggcgctggCATAGCAGCAGCGGCTTCCTTGGTGGGCGTCATGGACGTGCTAAGCAGCCTAAGCTAACTTCGGGCGGGCACCGCAGGAATGGTGTAAGAAATAGAGTGGCCTGGGAGTAGAAGGATCGAGGTGCTGATTTTATATAGCCATGGGACGCTACTTTTTTTTTCCCACAAGTTGGCTCGATCCTCCCAGGTTTCCAGCCAAAATTTGGCAAACATTTTGGAAACTTTCGTAGACTCGTAACgctatttttttttttgtatttcaaGGGCCATTTAATCTTCAGAAATCAAAGCTTGCACGCGGCTGAAAACCTTCGAATTATCCACCGAACTCCGAACATCAGTATTTTTCCCCTACAAAGGCTGAGCATATATTTATAAATTATAACTAAGGGTTACATCTACCATTACTGATGTTGTCAGGACAGATTTTTACAAGCTTGATTTTCTAGAGCAGAACATGAGCAACGTATTTGGCTATTTTTGTCTCTTCTACGATGCGCAATCTCAGCCTCTGTAAGCTCATCCACGGGCACCGACCATCAGATAGGCAAGGATGCCCTCTGAATTCCTTGGAAAAGTTTCAGTTGTCGAGACGTTTAGCAGGGGCCGGACCATCGAAGCCAGCAAGGCAGCAATCTTGGCGTCATCGATCTCACCAGAAGCTTGCACAGCTGCGTGAGACCTCCAATGATCTTGCCTCGTCATGTCCGTACGTTTTGCCGTTTGGACATACTCCCTGACTCGCTCCGTTCTCAACTATAAGTCATTTTGATTTTTTAGTACATAATTTATGCTATGTTTTTAGATATAACGTGGTATCTAGGTAGAaaacaaaagttatgtatctgAAAAAATCAAATACCTTATAATTTAAAAAGGAGGAAGTATTTTTTTCAAAACACGAACGCATGTAGATAT encodes:
- the LOC136471437 gene encoding UDP-glycosyltransferase 73E1-like; the encoded protein is MTPTKEAAAAMPAPPPPPHFVIVPLVAQGHTIPMVDLARLLAERGARASLVTTPLNGARLRGVAEQAVRTKLSLEIVELQLPTDTDGGLPPGIENVDQVTDNGHFIPLFNTVQKLAGPLEAYLRALALRPSCIISDWCNAWTAGVARSLGIPRLFFHGPSCFYSLCDLNGIDHGLRELTAAADDQERFVVPGMPVHVEVTKATAPGFFNSPGWEALWTECVEAMRTADGAVVNTFVDIEGQFVSCYEAALGKPVWTLGPLCLSNRDVDAMALRGDTSSGGVQLQSVVAAWLDTKDTDSVVFVSFGSLARKLPKQLFEVGHGLEDSGRPFLWVVKEAEVAAAPEVQEWLGALEARTAGRGLVVRGWAPQLAILSHRAVGGFVTHCGWNSLLESVAHGVPVVTWPHFSDQFLNERLVVDVLGVGAPVGVTAPVMVFDDENVAVARGDIVRAVSALMGEGEEADERRRKVKEYGEKAHVAMEKGGSSYENLTQLIESFRQCGGRKG